The following coding sequences lie in one Arabidopsis thaliana chromosome 3, partial sequence genomic window:
- the CDC2 gene encoding cell division control 2 (cell division control 2 (CDC2); FUNCTIONS IN: protein binding, protein kinase activity, cyclin-dependent protein kinase activity, kinase activity; INVOLVED IN: in 8 processes; LOCATED IN: in 6 components; EXPRESSED IN: 23 plant structures; EXPRESSED DURING: 13 growth stages; CONTAINS InterPro DOMAIN/s: Protein kinase, ATP binding site (InterPro:IPR017441), Protein kinase, catalytic domain (InterPro:IPR000719), Serine/threonine-protein kinase domain (InterPro:IPR002290), Serine/threonine-protein kinase-like domain (InterPro:IPR017442), Protein kinase-like domain (InterPro:IPR011009), Serine/threonine-protein kinase, active site (InterPro:IPR008271); BEST Arabidopsis thaliana protein match is: cyclin-dependent kinase B1;2 (TAIR:AT2G38620.2); Has 126125 Blast hits to 124135 proteins in 4221 species: Archae - 112; Bacteria - 14002; Metazoa - 46757; Fungi - 13170; Plants - 30525; Viruses - 484; Other Eukaryotes - 21075 (source: NCBI BLink).), translated as MDQYEKVEKIGEGTYGVVYKARDKVTNETIALKKIRLEQEDEGVPSTAIREISLLKEMQHSNIVKLQDVVHSEKRLYLVFEYLDLDLKKHMDSTPDFSKDLHMIKTYLYQILRGIAYCHSHRVLHRDLKPQNLLIDRRTNSLKLADFGLARAFGIPVRTFTHEVVTLWYRAPEILLGSHHYSTPVDIWSVGCIFAEMISQKPLFPGDSEIDQLFKIFRIMGTPYEDTWRGVTSLPDYKSAFPKWKPTDLETFVPNLDPDGVDLLSKMLLMDPTKRINARAALEHEYFKDLGGMP; from the exons ATGGATCAG TACGAGAAAGTTGAGAAGATTGGTGAAGGAACTTACGGTGTGGTTTATAAGGCACGTGACAAAGTGACTAATGAGACAATTGCTTTGAAGAAGATCAGGCTAGAGCAGGAGGATGAAGGTGTTCCTAGCACAGCAATCAGAGAAATCTCCCTCTTGAAAGAAATGCAGCACAGCAACATTGTCAA ATTGCAGGATGTGGTGCACAGCGAGAAACGTTTGTATCTGGTTTTTGAGTATCTTGACTTGGATCTCAAAAAGCACATGGATTCTACTCCTGATTTCTCCAAGGATCTACATATGATCAAA ACATATCTTTACCAGATTCTCCGTGGAATTGCGTATTGCCACTCTCATAGGGTTCTCCATCGTGATCTGAAGCCACAGAATTTGTTGATTGATCGCCGCACAAACTCACTGAAGCTTGCTGATTTTGGACTGGCCAGAGCATTCGGTATCCCTGTCAGGACATTTACTCATGAG GTTGTTACTCTCTGGTACCGAGCACCAGAGATACTCCTAGGATCTCATCATTACTCTACACCTGTTGATATTTGGTCTGTGGGGTGCATATTTGCTGAGATGATCAGCCAAAAGCCCTTATTTCCTGGAGACTCCGAGATTGATCAACTCTTCAAGATTTTCAG AATCATGGGAACTCCGTACGAGGATACATGGCGTGGGGTAACTTCTCTACCGGATTATAAATCTGCTTTCCCTAAATGGAAACCAACG GACCTAGAAACTTTTGTCCCCAATCTAGATCCCGATGGAGTCGATCTCCTTTCT AAAATGCTGTTAATGGATCCGACCAAAAGAATCAACGCAAGAGCCGCCCTGGAGCATGAATACTTCAAGGATCTTGGAGGCATGCCTTAG
- a CDS encoding DHHC-type zinc finger family protein (DHHC-type zinc finger family protein; FUNCTIONS IN: zinc ion binding; INVOLVED IN: biological_process unknown; LOCATED IN: plasma membrane; EXPRESSED IN: 23 plant structures; EXPRESSED DURING: 13 growth stages; CONTAINS InterPro DOMAIN/s: Zinc finger, DHHC-type (InterPro:IPR001594); BEST Arabidopsis thaliana protein match is: DHHC-type zinc finger family protein (TAIR:AT3G26935.1); Has 5108 Blast hits to 5099 proteins in 252 species: Archae - 0; Bacteria - 0; Metazoa - 2197; Fungi - 756; Plants - 845; Viruses - 0; Other Eukaryotes - 1310 (source: NCBI BLink).): MLDLQPSDRRHGAPSSSGGVSGGDELIRTYKGWKGNNVFFLGGRLVFGPDARSILITVFLITAPVIVFCIFVGRKFIDDFPHHRGVSVLAVAVGLILLDLVFLLLTSARDPGIIPRNLYPPEPESNEGNGEPRLAHTPQSRLPRTKDMIVNGITVKIKYCDTCMLYRPPRASHCSICNNCVEKFDHHCPWLGQCIGLRNYRFYFMFVLCSTLLCIYVHVFCWIYVKRIMDSENINIWKSFLKTPASIALIIYTFICVWFVGGLTCFHLYLMSTNQSTYENFRYRYDRHENPFNKGIVGNFMEVFCTNVAVSQNSFREKVSKEPAIPPRTVNGGMSSPSLQKVSNDIEMGRKPVWHETVEEELGDIEKDMEAGVASRDLSRMLPPEESEGRGIMHSRESSRGRGIMHSRESSRGRRGGSWELSSRVNEDLRTRDESVSRVGEDSSESSDNDASRDLHVEIYDAVTSRGRTGTGIGRL, translated from the exons ATGTTAGATTTGCAGCCGTCAGATCGGCGTCATGGAGCTCCGAGTAGTAGCGGCGGTGTTAGTGGTGGTGATGAGCTGATCAGAACTTATAAAGGCTGGAAAGGCAATAAc GTGTTCTTCCTTGGAGGAAGGCTCGTGTTTGGACCTGATGCTCGATCTATTCTCATCACCGTCTTCTTAATTACAGCTCCTGTCATTGTATTCTGTATTTTTGTTGGCAGAAAATTTATCGATGATTTTCCTCACCATAGAGGAGTATCAGTTTTAGCTGTTGCTGTTGGTCTGATTTTATTA GATCTagtatttcttcttctaaccTCCGCGAGAGACCCAGGGATAATACCACGTAATCTGTATCCTCCTGAACCAGAGAGTAATGAAGGCAATGGAGAACCACGTCTTGCTCATACTCCTCAGAGTCGGTTGCCTCGGACAAAGGATATGATTGTAAATGGAATTACTGTCAAGATCAAATACTGTGACACATGCATGCTTTACAGACCGCCCCGTGCTTCTCATTGTTCGATTTGCAACAACTGCGTCGAGAAGTTTGATCACCACTGTCCTTGGCTTGGTCAGTGCATTGGATTG AGAAACTATAGGTTCTACTTCATGTTTGTGTTGTGCTCAACTCTTCTCTGCATTTATGTCCATGTGTTCTGCTGGATCTACGTCAAGCGGATAATGGATAGTGAGAACATAAACATCTGGAAATCGTTTCTCAAGACTCCTGCTTCCATTGCACTAATAATCTACACTTTCATTTGCGTCTGGTTTGTTGGTGGGCTTACCTGTTTCCACTTGTACCTAATGAGTACCAATCAG TCAACTTACGAAAACTTTAGGTATCGGTATGATAGACATGAGAACCCCTTCAACAAAGGAATAGTGGGGAACTTTATGGAAGTTTTCTGCACAAATGTTGCCGTATCTCAGAACAGTTTCAGAGAAAAGGTTTCAAAGGAGCCAGCAATACCACCAAGGACAGTAAATGGAGGGATGTCAAGCCCGAGCTTACAGAAAGTTTCCAACGACATAGAGATGGGGAGAAAACCAGTGTGGCACGAGACAGTAGAAGAAGAGCTCGGTGACATCGAAAAGGACATGGAAGCAGGGGTTGCATCACGGGATTTGAGCAGAATGCTTCCTCCAGAAGAATCTGAAGGACGAGGGATTATGCATTCAAGAGAGTCAAGCAGGGGACGCGGGATTATGCATTCAAGAGAGTCAAGCAGGGGAAGAAGAGGAGGGAGCTGGGAATTGTCAAGCCGTGTAAACGAAGATTTAAGAACCAGAGATGAGTCTGTGTCAAGAGTCGGTGAAGACAGCTCAGAGTCTTCAGACAATGATGCTTCAAGAGATTTACATGTTGAGATATATGATGCAGTAACAAGTAGAGGAAGAACCGGAACTGGTATAGGGCGGTTATAG